One segment of Paenibacillus rhizovicinus DNA contains the following:
- a CDS encoding YkvI family membrane protein: MKRMNKILQIAFTYMGTVVGAGFATGQEILQFFTRFGVMGALTILLATVMFVWLGAKMMLISNDVRAKSYEDVNKVLFGDRFGRWISHFMQLVLFGVCAVMLAGAGAIFSENWNISYQSGLLITIAGCFLLLRKGMNAILTVNAIVVPIMLLFTVLIIIDTVQTPGSGRWLLLTSDFSPVAVWASPFLYAAFNLAMAQAVLVPLGAAMEDRKTIVYGSWVGGIGIGFMLLAGHIALSVYMPGIQQFAIPMGGIARELGHGIQWIYIFLIFAEIFTTLIADIYGLTLQLQERLKLSRTILTTLTLGACYIASQIGFGPLLSTLYPIFGLISLGWLVLLIRHRPPVRD; the protein is encoded by the coding sequence ATGAAACGAATGAATAAAATATTGCAAATCGCATTTACGTATATGGGCACGGTTGTAGGCGCCGGCTTCGCCACGGGTCAGGAGATCCTGCAGTTCTTTACCCGTTTCGGCGTTATGGGCGCTCTGACCATCCTGCTCGCTACCGTCATGTTCGTATGGCTCGGCGCGAAAATGATGCTTATCTCGAACGACGTCCGCGCCAAATCATACGAAGATGTCAATAAGGTGCTGTTCGGCGATCGGTTCGGCAGGTGGATCAGCCATTTCATGCAGCTGGTCCTATTCGGCGTGTGCGCGGTCATGCTGGCGGGCGCAGGCGCGATTTTCTCCGAAAATTGGAATATCTCCTATCAATCCGGGCTGCTCATCACCATTGCCGGCTGCTTCCTTCTGCTGCGCAAAGGAATGAACGCCATCCTGACCGTCAACGCCATCGTCGTGCCGATCATGCTGCTGTTCACGGTGCTGATCATCATCGATACGGTTCAAACGCCGGGCTCGGGCCGCTGGCTGCTGCTGACGAGCGATTTTTCGCCCGTGGCGGTATGGGCCTCTCCGTTCCTGTATGCGGCGTTCAATTTGGCCATGGCGCAAGCCGTGCTCGTGCCGCTCGGCGCCGCGATGGAAGACCGCAAAACGATCGTGTACGGTTCCTGGGTCGGCGGCATCGGCATCGGATTCATGCTTCTGGCCGGTCATATTGCGTTATCCGTGTACATGCCGGGCATTCAGCAGTTCGCCATCCCGATGGGCGGCATCGCCCGCGAGCTTGGCCATGGCATCCAATGGATCTATATTTTCCTGATCTTCGCCGAAATCTTCACGACGCTGATCGCGGATATTTACGGGCTGACGCTGCAGCTGCAGGAACGCCTGAAGCTGTCCCGCACGATACTGACCACGTTGACGCTCGGCGCCTGTTACATCGCAAGCCAAATCGGATTCGGACCGCTGCTCTCGACGCTCTATCCGATCTTCGGATTGATCAGTTTGGGCTGGCTGGTTTTGCTGATTCGCCACCGGCCGCCGGTGCGGGATTGA
- a CDS encoding divergent polysaccharide deacetylase family protein, with amino-acid sequence MNNAEAVGKEAAEMKGHRQVAIVIDDFGNGMTGTPEMMQLPVKFTTAVMPFMPTTKQDAELAHKLGNDVIVHMPMEPVRGKPEWLGPGAIMTSMSEAEIRKRVEAAIDDVPFAVGMNNHMGSKVTADERVMRVVLTVVKERGLFFLDSRTTYKTVLPKLTAELGVPLLSNQVFLDDVYSTNHIAKQVGVMRKYLENNESCVIIGHVGPPGKMTASVLKDAIPRMQADTQFVRLSDMLVPSAEQDIIPHPGGNR; translated from the coding sequence ATGAACAACGCTGAGGCAGTAGGGAAAGAAGCAGCCGAAATGAAAGGCCACCGCCAAGTGGCCATCGTCATCGACGACTTCGGCAACGGCATGACGGGCACGCCGGAAATGATGCAGCTTCCCGTGAAATTCACGACGGCGGTCATGCCATTCATGCCGACGACGAAGCAGGACGCGGAGCTTGCGCACAAGCTCGGCAACGATGTGATCGTGCACATGCCGATGGAGCCGGTCAGGGGCAAGCCAGAGTGGCTCGGACCCGGGGCCATAATGACGTCGATGAGCGAAGCGGAGATCCGCAAGCGGGTGGAAGCCGCCATAGATGACGTTCCTTTCGCAGTCGGCATGAACAATCATATGGGCTCCAAAGTAACTGCCGACGAACGGGTCATGCGGGTCGTCCTGACCGTCGTGAAGGAAAGAGGCTTATTCTTCCTCGACAGCCGGACGACTTACAAGACGGTGCTGCCGAAGCTGACAGCCGAATTAGGCGTACCTCTCTTGTCGAACCAAGTGTTTCTCGATGACGTATATTCGACGAATCACATCGCCAAGCAAGTCGGCGTGATGCGCAAATATTTGGAAAATAACGAGAGCTGCGTCATTATCGGCCATGTCGGGCCGCCCGGGAAAATGACGGCATCCGTGCTGAAGGATGCCATTCCGCGCATGCAGGCGGATACGCAGTTCGTGCGCTTGTCCGACATGCTCGTCCCGTCAGCGGAGCAGGATATAATTCCGCACCCCGGAGGCAATCGCTGA
- a CDS encoding beta strand repeat-containing protein, producing MKLKTVFMWLLTIALVIGAVPPSGGLDAWAAGNADKSGALTGLTAIVKQGNAVIPEGGTIDLANGDELSVEVSFGVPVAGDDPTPPTVVEQNDTASFTLSEGFTLTSGTTLPLQFNGKLVGTTTLNTTGTNTVTAETLFDGDADLFDETGGYYGVQGKINVGLKYDSSGAAGDEGTHQVQILGKTYTIVVPPQPIVYNVVKSGTADLTSKVIHWTVQLTGTKGATAVDLNGYVFSDDLSGVGAYVANTFQVDGVSATPVETGSLLTYTLDAAASVRTVTFDTAIPDDMYYRNHEAKSVSNTVNLLKDNAPVKDGTGTVTYTTPTWIEKTGAPKHANPGSDPAYDPDDQYITWTITANKSQASLDELTLTDALQTGLDFVSAQWQTSTDGTIWTNDGASITVAPADGNYTRSGTTNTMVRLVITSKVHDNGTDITVFKKTFNNAATLDWAGKPSGATMSTGNVGVGIGYDALTKTGVLDKPNRVITWTVKADAKNQPIADMSTYDLIVYDGSTNLSGTTGWPAGISEANLTKRTGLRYVAGSGTTSAGALNVIPIMKNGQQVADLIEVTGLSTTAVNTMTFKTLIVDPEVYAGNSDKNVNNTASLFTGTNRLRDATGTVTYQSRTLAKELLKREAMAAPAAGVNAQRTTNANEGFDYDDKSVIFRLSVNADGLNFNTANVASNEGNDTLGTASVNDTLPAGWEFEDIVPGQKYLIFEGTAGSGSSVNAASTTPTPEASVTGLTSNFGTAGQAVFTFAQLDKPYVILVKAKPTDAALAGYFESNETSTITNNLNLQAANWTPGTSKSQQVSIHSEILNKSHSLPANGTLIWTIVYNPNQIGTSGQTIVDTLPLGLDLRTDSTGALLLDDGHGVNYLTATELTLEPDGSLVDGAAVTLSPGGNLIYDNATRELTFNIPDYNKAYRLTYLTDITGEVGTIVNYAILSQGDANTSKQEIQYAISNADSSATLLRGGWLEVAKTNGTTAAPLAGAEFTLYAEDGSTIIRKAVSSADGKLRMKAIPAGTYVLRETAAPAGGYALEGIDHTVSVDTSGPTVVTSIDGKTGADANKLAVANYLTNTTGKLVISKTVAGNDGDLAKKFNFTVTFTDAPGVYDYTGTGGAASGTIASGGTISLAHGQSIIIAGLPADAQYTVTETDYANDGYKTTSLGATGEIAVDETQTAAFLNTKDKPGNLIISKTVTGNDGDQSQTFDFTITLNTAGVYNYTGTGGAGNGTITSGDKISLAGGQSITIAGLPAGTTYTVAEDDYAATGYATTKTGDTGTIVTDDFQSAQFVNARDDWFGSLKIGKSVKGNAGDKARTFDFTVNLSAAGVFNYTGAGGAANGTIASGDTFPLADGQSITIAGLPRGTTYKVVEASYAADGYATTKTGESGAIVGAQEQTATFVNTKNVWYSADEGHLTISKTVSGPDADLTKKFSFTVDLNGAPGTYAYSGSGGSGTIRSGGTVALAHGEAITIAGLPLGTSYTVVEADYSAEGYTTTDTGASGVFNSTGTQSAAFVNVYEAKKPEQPTPGGEDGGSKDNTGGEDGGKDNGSKDNMSGEDGGKDNGNQDDKGGEDGGKDNGSKDNTGGKSDGGGQQPGSGNGGSSGGAGDKSTDGSTGGRTIATGSGGKTDHKVQTGKDGTPKTGDRNDRQIGQFGLIFFGAALAALIVANVISRRRIGRKRY from the coding sequence ATGAAGCTAAAAACAGTTTTTATGTGGCTGCTGACGATAGCCCTCGTAATCGGGGCGGTGCCGCCGTCCGGGGGGCTGGACGCGTGGGCGGCGGGCAACGCGGACAAGTCTGGCGCGCTGACAGGGCTTACTGCGATCGTGAAGCAGGGGAACGCAGTTATTCCGGAAGGCGGTACGATCGATCTAGCGAACGGGGATGAACTCAGCGTCGAAGTATCGTTCGGCGTTCCTGTTGCGGGGGATGATCCGACTCCGCCGACGGTCGTGGAGCAAAATGATACGGCCAGCTTTACGCTCAGCGAAGGTTTCACGCTTACGTCGGGAACAACGCTGCCTCTTCAATTCAACGGGAAGCTTGTTGGAACAACGACGCTAAATACGACCGGAACCAATACGGTGACGGCCGAAACGCTGTTCGATGGAGATGCGGATTTGTTTGATGAAACGGGCGGTTATTATGGGGTCCAAGGGAAAATCAACGTAGGGTTGAAATACGACAGCTCCGGCGCCGCCGGGGATGAAGGCACTCACCAAGTACAGATTCTCGGCAAAACCTATACAATCGTAGTGCCGCCTCAACCGATCGTGTACAACGTGGTAAAGTCGGGGACTGCGGATTTGACCAGCAAAGTCATCCATTGGACGGTGCAGCTGACCGGGACGAAGGGGGCAACCGCGGTTGATCTGAACGGATATGTGTTCAGCGACGATCTGAGCGGCGTAGGCGCATATGTGGCTAACACGTTCCAGGTCGACGGCGTATCTGCTACCCCTGTCGAGACGGGCAGCTTGTTGACGTATACGCTGGATGCCGCGGCTAGCGTGCGCACCGTCACGTTCGATACCGCGATCCCGGACGATATGTATTATCGGAATCACGAAGCGAAGTCAGTCAGCAATACCGTCAATTTACTGAAGGACAATGCGCCGGTGAAGGACGGTACGGGCACGGTCACGTACACGACGCCGACGTGGATCGAGAAAACGGGAGCGCCCAAGCACGCCAATCCGGGTAGCGATCCTGCTTATGACCCGGACGATCAGTACATCACGTGGACAATTACGGCTAACAAGTCGCAAGCTTCTTTGGACGAACTAACCCTTACAGACGCGCTGCAGACAGGTTTGGACTTCGTCTCGGCGCAATGGCAAACTTCCACGGACGGTACGATCTGGACGAACGACGGCGCCAGCATTACCGTCGCGCCGGCAGACGGCAATTATACCCGCTCGGGAACGACCAACACGATGGTTCGGCTCGTGATTACGAGCAAAGTGCATGACAACGGCACCGACATCACTGTATTCAAGAAGACCTTCAATAACGCTGCGACGCTAGACTGGGCCGGCAAGCCGAGCGGCGCGACGATGAGCACTGGAAACGTCGGCGTCGGTATCGGGTACGACGCGCTGACGAAGACGGGCGTGCTGGATAAACCTAATCGCGTGATTACGTGGACGGTTAAGGCCGATGCCAAGAATCAGCCTATCGCCGATATGAGTACGTATGATTTGATCGTCTACGACGGCAGCACGAATTTGTCCGGCACGACGGGCTGGCCGGCAGGCATCTCCGAGGCGAACTTGACGAAGCGGACGGGTCTGCGGTATGTAGCGGGAAGCGGCACGACTTCCGCTGGGGCATTAAACGTGATTCCGATTATGAAGAACGGGCAGCAGGTCGCCGATCTGATCGAAGTGACGGGATTGTCGACGACCGCGGTCAATACGATGACGTTCAAGACGCTGATCGTAGACCCTGAAGTATATGCAGGAAATAGCGATAAGAACGTGAACAATACCGCCTCGCTTTTTACTGGGACGAACCGGCTGAGGGACGCCACAGGAACTGTCACCTACCAGAGCCGCACGCTGGCGAAGGAACTGCTGAAGCGCGAGGCGATGGCCGCTCCGGCTGCTGGGGTTAACGCGCAACGTACGACCAACGCGAATGAAGGCTTCGACTATGATGACAAGTCCGTTATCTTCCGTTTGAGCGTGAATGCGGACGGCCTGAATTTTAACACGGCGAACGTGGCGAGCAACGAGGGAAATGACACGCTTGGCACAGCTTCGGTGAACGATACGCTGCCGGCAGGCTGGGAGTTCGAGGATATCGTTCCAGGTCAGAAGTATTTGATCTTCGAAGGAACGGCAGGCTCCGGCTCTTCCGTGAATGCGGCCAGCACGACGCCGACGCCGGAAGCGAGCGTAACCGGATTGACGTCGAACTTCGGCACCGCAGGGCAGGCGGTCTTCACGTTCGCCCAGCTGGACAAGCCATACGTCATACTCGTGAAGGCTAAGCCCACGGACGCTGCGCTTGCCGGGTATTTCGAGAGCAACGAAACTTCGACAATAACCAACAATTTGAACCTGCAAGCAGCGAATTGGACCCCGGGGACTTCCAAGTCGCAGCAGGTGTCCATTCATAGCGAGATTCTGAACAAGTCCCATTCTCTGCCTGCGAACGGAACGCTGATCTGGACCATCGTATACAACCCGAATCAGATAGGGACAAGCGGCCAAACGATCGTCGATACGTTGCCGCTCGGCTTGGACTTGCGGACGGACTCAACAGGCGCGCTGCTGTTGGACGACGGTCACGGCGTCAACTACTTGACCGCTACGGAACTGACGCTCGAGCCGGACGGATCGCTGGTAGACGGGGCCGCCGTCACGCTTTCGCCGGGCGGCAATCTGATCTACGATAACGCAACGCGTGAATTGACCTTCAATATTCCGGACTACAACAAGGCATACCGACTGACCTACTTGACGGACATTACCGGCGAAGTCGGCACGATCGTTAACTATGCGATACTTTCTCAAGGTGACGCCAATACGTCCAAACAAGAGATCCAGTATGCGATCAGCAACGCGGACAGCTCGGCGACGCTGTTGCGAGGCGGCTGGCTGGAAGTGGCGAAGACGAACGGAACTACGGCGGCGCCGCTGGCCGGCGCGGAGTTCACCCTTTATGCGGAGGACGGCAGCACGATCATTCGTAAGGCTGTCAGCTCCGCCGACGGCAAACTTAGGATGAAAGCTATTCCGGCCGGGACGTATGTGCTCCGCGAGACGGCCGCTCCAGCCGGCGGCTATGCGCTGGAAGGCATCGATCATACGGTCAGCGTAGATACCTCCGGCCCGACTGTCGTGACTTCCATCGACGGTAAAACGGGAGCGGACGCCAATAAGCTGGCTGTAGCGAATTATTTGACGAATACGACGGGCAAGCTCGTCATTTCGAAGACCGTTGCCGGCAATGACGGCGATCTCGCCAAGAAGTTTAATTTCACGGTAACCTTCACCGATGCGCCGGGCGTATACGACTACACCGGCACTGGCGGCGCGGCGAGCGGCACGATCGCGAGCGGCGGCACGATCTCGCTTGCTCACGGGCAGAGCATCATCATCGCTGGTTTGCCCGCGGACGCGCAGTATACGGTGACGGAAACGGACTATGCCAATGACGGATACAAGACGACAAGTCTTGGCGCAACGGGCGAAATCGCGGTCGATGAGACGCAAACCGCGGCTTTCTTGAACACCAAGGACAAGCCCGGCAATTTGATCATCAGCAAGACGGTAACGGGCAATGACGGCGATCAGTCACAAACATTCGATTTTACCATCACCTTAAACACGGCTGGGGTATACAACTACACCGGTACAGGCGGCGCGGGGAACGGCACGATTACAAGCGGCGATAAGATATCCCTCGCGGGCGGACAGAGCATTACGATAGCAGGTCTGCCTGCTGGCACCACGTATACCGTAGCAGAAGATGACTATGCTGCTACCGGTTATGCAACGACCAAGACGGGCGACACGGGGACGATCGTGACGGACGACTTCCAATCCGCCCAGTTCGTAAACGCTAGAGACGACTGGTTCGGCAGCCTGAAGATTGGAAAGTCTGTAAAGGGCAACGCGGGCGATAAAGCAAGGACGTTCGATTTCACGGTGAACTTGAGCGCAGCTGGCGTATTCAATTACACCGGCGCAGGCGGCGCGGCGAATGGCACGATTGCGAGCGGCGATACGTTCCCTCTCGCTGATGGTCAGAGCATTACGATAGCAGGTCTGCCTAGAGGCACAACGTATAAGGTCGTGGAAGCCAGCTACGCTGCGGACGGATACGCCACGACTAAGACGGGCGAAAGCGGAGCAATCGTAGGCGCGCAGGAGCAAACCGCCACCTTCGTCAACACGAAGAACGTGTGGTACTCGGCAGACGAGGGCCATCTGACGATCAGCAAGACGGTGTCCGGACCGGACGCCGATCTGACGAAGAAATTCAGCTTCACGGTTGATCTGAACGGCGCTCCGGGCACGTACGCATATTCGGGCAGCGGCGGCAGCGGGACGATTCGGAGCGGCGGCACCGTGGCGCTCGCACATGGAGAGGCGATCACGATTGCAGGCCTGCCGCTGGGAACAAGTTATACAGTCGTCGAAGCGGATTATTCCGCGGAGGGATATACGACGACAGACACTGGGGCATCCGGCGTCTTCAACTCGACCGGAACCCAGAGCGCGGCCTTCGTGAACGTCTATGAGGCGAAGAAGCCTGAGCAGCCGACACCGGGCGGCGAGGACGGCGGCAGTAAGGATAACACGGGCGGCGAGGACGGCGGGAAAGACAACGGCAGCAAAGATAACATGAGCGGCGAGGACGGCGGGAAGGACAACGGCAATCAGGATGACAAGGGCGGCGAAGACGGCGGGAAGGACAACGGCAGCAAGGATAACACGGGCGGGAAAAGTGATGGAGGAGGCCAACAACCGGGGAGCGGTAATGGGGGCAGCTCCGGCGGTGCCGGTGACAAATCGACGGATGGCTCGACTGGCGGTAGGACTATCGCAACCGGCAGCGGCGGCAAGACGGACCACAAGGTCCAAACGGGCAAGGACGGCACGCCGAAGACCGGTGACCGCAACGACAGGCAGATAGGTCAATTCGGGTTGATTTTCTTCGGAGCGGCGCTTGCTGCATTAATTGTCGCGAATGTTATCTCGCGTAGAAGAATCGGCAGGAAGCGTTACTAA
- a CDS encoding exosporium protein C → MAHLIDYNVSVPAVATNQVAITVPMTPTKTILAELGIYVQPQYANNNRVQLIASFGAQGIIFTPSVLFRVFRDTQEIYYGVHGLETNYEHYGLVTFQVIDINVPAGAHGYSVYCENLDEGTEAQIIGPMNVSAAVYAV, encoded by the coding sequence ATGGCACATTTAATCGATTATAACGTAAGCGTCCCTGCAGTCGCAACGAATCAGGTCGCCATAACAGTACCTATGACGCCTACTAAAACCATTTTGGCTGAGCTTGGCATCTACGTGCAGCCGCAGTATGCGAATAACAACCGCGTGCAGCTTATCGCTTCTTTCGGCGCGCAGGGCATAATATTCACGCCAAGCGTGTTGTTCCGCGTTTTCCGCGACACGCAAGAAATCTATTACGGCGTACACGGTCTGGAAACTAATTATGAACATTACGGTTTGGTGACGTTCCAAGTCATCGACATCAATGTACCGGCCGGCGCGCATGGCTATTCTGTCTATTGTGAAAACTTGGATGAAGGCACAGAAGCGCAAATCATCGGACCGATGAACGTAAGCGCGGCTGTATACGCGGTTTAA
- a CDS encoding N-acetylmuramoyl-L-alanine amidase family protein: MRGSRTNYRSLRFCITASALILMLGMLGFAPDASYARQADQPDQPEKPSASSQQSLLDSQLPTNYSRALPSAQVLIDVGHGGIDGGAHYEEILEKDINLAVAKKLYLLLQSNGVRAILNRNGDYALSDDNRWNPSSSRHRRDLSQRSQLTKEIETQILVSIHVNWAPDRTEYGPLVLHQNEGQSALLAFCIQDTLNRRQNTHGLPRVGKPFYLLNVVKQPAVIVEMGFISHEGDRRMLLNPAKQTEIASAIASGVRNYILLR, encoded by the coding sequence ATGCGCGGATCCCGCACCAATTATCGTTCATTGCGCTTCTGCATAACGGCAAGCGCGTTAATCTTGATGCTCGGAATGCTCGGCTTTGCGCCGGATGCATCCTATGCCAGGCAAGCTGATCAGCCGGATCAACCGGAGAAGCCGTCCGCTTCGTCGCAGCAATCGTTGCTCGACAGCCAGCTCCCGACGAATTACAGCCGCGCGCTTCCATCCGCGCAGGTGCTGATCGACGTGGGACATGGAGGCATCGACGGCGGCGCGCATTACGAGGAAATATTGGAGAAGGATATTAATTTAGCCGTCGCCAAAAAATTGTATTTGCTGCTGCAAAGCAACGGCGTACGCGCGATCCTGAACCGTAACGGCGATTACGCGCTCAGCGACGACAACCGCTGGAATCCGTCTTCGTCCCGGCATCGCCGCGATCTGTCCCAGCGCAGCCAGCTGACGAAGGAAATCGAAACGCAAATCCTCGTCAGCATCCATGTCAATTGGGCGCCGGACCGCACCGAATACGGACCGCTCGTGCTGCATCAGAACGAAGGCCAGAGCGCCCTGCTCGCCTTCTGCATTCAGGATACGCTGAACCGCCGGCAAAACACGCATGGGCTCCCCCGCGTAGGGAAGCCCTTCTACTTGCTCAATGTCGTGAAGCAGCCCGCCGTCATCGTGGAAATGGGCTTTATCAGCCATGAAGGCGACCGGCGCATGCTGCTGAATCCGGCGAAACAGACGGAAATCGCGTCAGCGATTGCCTCCGGGGTGCGGAATTATATCCTGCTCCGCTGA
- a CDS encoding ArsB/NhaD family transporter, which produces MAMILAVSVFVAALVLIIWKPRGLHEALTALAGAAFLFAMRMLGLGDAAYIWDFVWDATFSLIGIMIFTSLLDANGFFRWAALHIVRRFHRQQLRLLVGLCALAAGTTVFFNNDGTILIMIPIVLEVTSLLRLTRKSRIAFLLGVGLMADTASAPLMMSNLTNILTANFFGLTFGEYARTMLVPGIVAILATIVVTAVYFGKSIRAEERPNDGLEEFQEPVSVISDIRLFKLSWIIIAFMMGGYLLSGKVGLPVAVIALGGAAVQWASNMAVGLGDIRTTVRRTPWSIVVFALSMNLIVYSLYLHGAVDWFPRALAPMTEQGAFIGIFGSGGLFALLSAAVNNLPAVLVSSLAIQESGGPHYLAYASLLGTSVGAKLTPIGSLATLLWLQLLRKGGIDMTWKEYAKYGIVLTLPILFCALLALWLTIG; this is translated from the coding sequence ATGGCTATGATTTTGGCCGTCAGCGTGTTCGTCGCCGCCCTTGTTCTGATTATTTGGAAGCCGAGAGGGCTTCATGAGGCATTGACCGCCTTGGCCGGTGCGGCGTTTTTGTTCGCGATGCGCATGCTCGGCCTTGGAGATGCGGCCTATATTTGGGATTTCGTATGGGATGCCACGTTTTCCTTGATCGGCATTATGATTTTCACATCTCTGTTGGACGCGAACGGCTTCTTCCGCTGGGCGGCGCTGCATATCGTACGGCGTTTCCATCGCCAGCAGCTCCGGCTGCTGGTCGGATTATGCGCGCTCGCGGCCGGCACGACCGTCTTCTTCAATAATGACGGCACGATTCTCATCATGATTCCGATCGTGCTCGAAGTAACGTCCTTGCTGCGTTTGACGCGCAAGTCTCGAATTGCGTTTCTGCTCGGCGTCGGTTTAATGGCGGATACGGCGAGCGCGCCGCTTATGATGAGCAATTTGACGAATATATTAACGGCGAATTTCTTCGGCCTGACATTCGGGGAATATGCACGTACGATGCTGGTTCCGGGCATTGTCGCGATATTGGCGACGATCGTGGTAACGGCGGTTTATTTCGGCAAAAGCATTCGGGCGGAGGAGCGGCCGAACGATGGGCTGGAGGAATTTCAGGAACCGGTCTCGGTCATATCCGACATACGGTTGTTTAAGCTCTCCTGGATCATTATCGCGTTTATGATGGGCGGCTATCTGTTGTCGGGGAAAGTAGGGCTTCCTGTGGCCGTCATCGCGCTCGGCGGAGCGGCCGTGCAATGGGCGTCCAATATGGCTGTCGGCTTGGGGGATATTCGGACGACGGTGCGGCGAACGCCTTGGTCCATCGTCGTATTCGCGCTGTCGATGAATTTGATCGTGTACAGCTTGTACCTGCACGGCGCGGTCGATTGGTTTCCGCGCGCGCTTGCCCCCATGACGGAACAAGGCGCGTTCATCGGCATCTTCGGTTCCGGCGGTTTGTTCGCGCTGCTTAGCGCCGCCGTCAACAATTTGCCTGCCGTTCTCGTGTCCTCGTTGGCGATACAGGAATCCGGCGGTCCGCATTATCTGGCTTATGCCAGCTTGCTCGGCACCTCGGTAGGAGCCAAGCTGACGCCGATCGGCTCGCTTGCGACTTTGCTGTGGCTTCAACTGCTGCGGAAGGGCGGAATCGACATGACGTGGAAGGAATACGCGAAGTACGGCATCGTGCTGACGCTGCCGATTCTGTTCTGCGCGCTCTTAGCTTTGTGGCTGACGATCGGTTGA
- the srtB gene encoding class B sortase, producing MKRSRVQRNLLLLTGLCIVGIVCSAYMFLSADREYTQGDTAYDQIRAYNKTPKQMSAPASLPASGQEEAVNGGEPAEGAVDFAALSDLNPDTVAWLKSDNTAIDYPVVQGQDNAYYLGHLFTGEANRMGSLFVDYRTPGDFSGRMTIIYGHHMNNGSMFASLLKYKEQKYYDAHKQMQVETPSGRYTLELFAGIIADGKEEFLRRDFDDNDDYAAYIHSLAEASTFRSDVTVAADARIVALVTCSYEYTNARYALFGKLVHAAA from the coding sequence ATGAAGCGTAGCAGAGTGCAGCGGAATTTGCTCCTGCTCACAGGCCTATGCATCGTCGGCATCGTCTGCTCGGCATACATGTTTCTGTCCGCCGATCGGGAATATACACAGGGCGATACGGCCTACGATCAGATCCGAGCGTACAACAAGACGCCGAAGCAGATGTCTGCTCCAGCGTCGTTGCCGGCTTCCGGCCAAGAAGAAGCTGTTAATGGCGGGGAACCGGCTGAGGGCGCAGTTGATTTCGCCGCGCTTTCGGACTTGAATCCGGATACGGTGGCCTGGTTAAAGTCCGATAATACGGCGATTGATTACCCGGTCGTGCAAGGGCAAGATAATGCCTACTATCTCGGGCACCTGTTCACGGGCGAGGCGAATCGGATGGGCAGCCTGTTCGTCGATTACCGGACGCCTGGCGACTTCTCCGGGCGAATGACGATTATCTACGGCCATCACATGAATAATGGTTCTATGTTCGCCTCTCTGCTTAAGTATAAGGAGCAGAAGTACTACGATGCTCACAAGCAGATGCAGGTTGAGACGCCGAGCGGCCGTTATACGTTGGAGTTGTTCGCGGGCATCATCGCGGACGGCAAAGAGGAGTTCCTCCGGCGCGACTTCGACGATAACGACGATTATGCGGCCTATATCCATTCGCTGGCCGAAGCGTCGACTTTTCGTTCAGATGTGACAGTGGCGGCGGATGCTAGAATCGTGGCCTTGGTTACTTGTTCTTACGAGTACACGAATGCCAGGTATGCACTGTTCGGGAAGCTAGTTCATGCAGCGGCTTAG
- a CDS encoding xanthine phosphoribosyltransferase, giving the protein MELLKERILREASIINQDVLKLDALLNHQVDPQLTLEMGKEFARLYAETPITKVITVESSGIPVAFTAAMALNVPLVFARRKKTLIADPDSYSERVPSFTKGIVTDIMVSRQFLSPDDTVLFIDDIIANGDAARGLIKIIERSGAKLAGLGIVVEKSFQAGARTIREQGIRVESLAKIASLEGGKIRFEQ; this is encoded by the coding sequence GTGGAACTGTTAAAAGAACGCATTCTGCGCGAAGCTTCGATAATTAATCAAGACGTCCTGAAGCTGGACGCACTGCTGAATCATCAGGTCGATCCGCAGTTAACGCTGGAGATGGGCAAGGAATTCGCGCGCCTGTACGCCGAGACGCCCATCACGAAAGTTATAACCGTCGAGTCTTCCGGCATCCCGGTCGCTTTCACGGCCGCAATGGCGCTGAACGTGCCGCTCGTATTCGCCCGCCGCAAGAAAACGCTGATCGCCGATCCGGATTCATACTCCGAACGCGTCCCGTCGTTTACCAAGGGCATCGTAACGGACATCATGGTATCCCGTCAATTCTTGTCGCCGGACGATACGGTGCTGTTCATTGACGATATTATTGCTAACGGAGACGCTGCCAGAGGCTTGATCAAGATCATCGAGCGTTCCGGCGCGAAGCTTGCAGGTCTCGGCATCGTCGTGGAGAAATCATTCCAAGCCGGCGCGCGGACGATCCGCGAGCAGGGCATCCGGGTCGAATCGCTTGCGAAGATCGCGTCGCTCGAAGGCGGCAAAATCCGATTCGAACAATAG